The Bacteroidota bacterium genome window below encodes:
- a CDS encoding aldehyde dehydrogenase family protein, translated as MQIINPATEEVILTVSEDTQSTLAAKFNLLKKGQISWNHVNLQQRINILQKFSQLLKEHIEECAVILTSEVGKPLQQARNEVNGACKRITWLTDNASKYLRDEIMTDSEGLVEKIAYEPLGVVCNISAWNYPYLVGVNVFIPALLAGNSCMYKPSEFSTLTGIQIKKLLTQAGVPDDAFQVAVGAKEVGEQLLTMPFNGYYFTGSSMTGKYIYEKVAAKMVPCQLELGGKDPLYIAEDVVEIAKIAAGTADGAFYNNGQSCCSVERIYVHEKIYDQYVAEFVNEVKSYKCALPTEEGTYIGPLTRKSQIAFIESQVNDAVKKGATILTGGKPVTGKGYYFEPTVLVNVNHTMSVMQDESFGPIIGIMKVKNDNEAIQLMQDTEYGLTAGVYTANKDRAEKILSQIHTGTAYWNCCDRVSAAVPWSGRKKSGIGLTLSHAGLRAFTNTKSYHLKS; from the coding sequence ATGCAAATCATAAATCCTGCTACTGAAGAAGTCATCCTCACCGTTAGTGAAGATACGCAATCAACGCTTGCAGCAAAATTTAATCTTCTTAAAAAAGGGCAGATTTCCTGGAATCATGTTAACCTACAGCAGCGCATTAATATCCTGCAAAAATTTTCACAATTATTGAAAGAACATATTGAAGAATGTGCCGTGATATTAACTTCTGAAGTAGGAAAACCTTTGCAGCAAGCACGGAATGAGGTGAATGGGGCTTGTAAGAGAATTACGTGGCTAACGGATAATGCATCAAAATATCTTCGTGATGAAATAATGACGGACTCAGAAGGTCTCGTAGAAAAAATTGCGTATGAACCGCTTGGAGTAGTCTGCAACATTTCAGCATGGAATTATCCGTACTTGGTTGGTGTGAATGTCTTTATACCGGCTCTTTTAGCAGGAAACAGCTGCATGTATAAGCCGTCGGAATTTTCCACGCTTACCGGAATACAGATAAAAAAACTGCTCACCCAAGCCGGTGTTCCCGATGATGCATTTCAAGTGGCAGTCGGAGCAAAAGAGGTGGGAGAACAACTTCTTACCATGCCGTTTAATGGTTACTACTTTACCGGTTCGAGCATGACAGGAAAATACATTTATGAAAAAGTAGCAGCAAAAATGGTTCCATGTCAATTAGAGCTTGGAGGGAAGGATCCATTATATATTGCCGAAGATGTGGTTGAAATAGCAAAAATTGCCGCCGGAACTGCTGATGGTGCATTCTATAATAACGGACAAAGCTGCTGTTCGGTGGAACGTATTTATGTCCATGAAAAAATTTACGATCAATATGTTGCCGAGTTCGTTAACGAGGTGAAAAGTTATAAATGTGCTCTTCCAACTGAAGAAGGAACATACATTGGACCGTTGACACGAAAATCACAAATAGCATTTATTGAATCCCAAGTAAATGATGCAGTCAAAAAGGGTGCTACAATATTGACCGGAGGGAAACCTGTTACTGGAAAAGGGTATTACTTTGAACCTACTGTGCTGGTCAATGTGAATCATACCATGAGTGTTATGCAGGATGAGAGCTTCGGACCGATCATCGGAATTATGAAAGTAAAGAATGATAATGAAGCGATACAATTGATGCAAGATACAGAATATGGTTTAACGGCAGGAGTGTACACCGCAAATAAAGACCGCGCAGAAAAAATACTTTCACAAATTCACACAGGAACAGCGTATTGGAATTGTTGCGATAGAGTGAGCGCTGCTGTACCGTGGAGCGGCAGGAAAAAATCCGGAATAGGTTTAACGCTATCTCACGCCGGACTACGAGCATTTACCAATACAAAATCGTATCACTTAAAATCCTGA
- a CDS encoding ATP-binding protein produces MNQTTLTKNSIEISLRRFAVGTALLLIAVGTMVLIAWIYDVESLKQVVQGWPTMKVNTAIGFLLCGAALLIVLRDRSHILYAQLIGSLVGAIGVLTLYEYATAIDLGIDQLLFHESLSDAGISIPGRMGIVTAISFSIVGFVFVTLNNRSLIYVHQFILVCGVYVMLFIVNGFLFKYETIVAISPLIMVAIHTAILYILLSLALLSLTSGAGFMALFISPTSGGLILRRLYTGTIIIPFAIGWLRMLGQDAQLYSNEFGVVLFAFLVILILGIFVSWIALIIHRLDLERNSFQQELVESREHFRNLFENAPVGMCRFNLDGTGLTAVNDKLAELTGYSKEEILSNRLQILWVTPSDWETMISDVRKKGFLTDRETVIRTKNGAKKYCLTSIKLLGNDSFIEVSWIDISERKHAEEKLTGTMKELERSNKELEQFAYVASHDLQAPLQSILGNAELLEEEMGGSISASQKEYIQYIRDGLSRMQSFIKGLLTYSRAGTSKKFVPVNMYDTLEEILVTFSSVIHNKDISITFDPLPTITADALQMKQLVQNLVGNAIKFRTPNPLSIHVGVREHADEWEFMVKDNGIGIDEKYFDQIFVVFQRLHTNDAYEGTGIGLALCKKIVELHKGRMWVESELGRGTIFYFTIGKNLQ; encoded by the coding sequence TTGAACCAAACAACGCTCACTAAAAATTCTATTGAGATAAGCTTGCGGAGATTTGCCGTAGGTACTGCGCTCCTATTGATCGCCGTTGGAACAATGGTGTTGATCGCTTGGATCTATGATGTTGAATCACTGAAGCAGGTGGTTCAAGGGTGGCCAACCATGAAGGTAAATACCGCTATCGGTTTTTTATTGTGCGGTGCTGCTTTATTGATTGTTCTGCGCGATCGTTCGCACATTCTGTATGCACAATTGATCGGATCGCTCGTGGGAGCGATCGGTGTCTTAACATTATATGAATATGCCACCGCAATTGATCTTGGCATTGATCAATTATTATTTCACGAATCATTATCAGATGCCGGTATTAGCATTCCGGGACGAATGGGAATTGTTACGGCAATCAGTTTTAGCATTGTTGGATTTGTCTTCGTCACACTCAATAATCGGTCATTGATATATGTCCACCAATTTATTTTGGTTTGCGGTGTCTATGTGATGTTGTTTATCGTCAATGGCTTTCTCTTCAAATATGAAACGATTGTTGCCATCAGTCCACTGATTATGGTCGCGATCCATACAGCGATCCTCTATATTTTACTTTCTCTTGCTCTGCTCAGTCTTACATCGGGTGCCGGATTCATGGCGCTTTTTATCAGTCCAACATCCGGTGGATTAATCTTACGACGGCTCTATACGGGGACGATCATTATTCCTTTTGCAATCGGTTGGTTACGAATGCTGGGGCAAGATGCACAATTATACAGCAATGAATTTGGCGTTGTCTTGTTTGCATTTTTAGTGATCCTAATCCTGGGTATCTTCGTTTCATGGATAGCTCTCATTATTCACCGACTGGATCTTGAGCGAAATAGTTTTCAACAGGAACTAGTAGAAAGCCGCGAACACTTCCGGAATTTGTTTGAGAATGCACCTGTGGGAATGTGCCGGTTCAATCTGGATGGGACAGGATTAACAGCGGTCAACGACAAACTTGCGGAACTTACCGGGTACTCCAAAGAAGAGATCCTATCGAATCGTTTACAGATTCTCTGGGTAACACCATCTGATTGGGAAACAATGATCTCCGATGTAAGGAAAAAAGGGTTCTTAACTGATCGCGAAACAGTAATCCGTACTAAAAACGGAGCAAAAAAATATTGTTTAACGTCGATCAAATTGTTGGGGAATGATTCCTTCATTGAAGTATCGTGGATTGACATTTCGGAACGCAAACATGCCGAAGAAAAACTGACCGGAACAATGAAAGAACTGGAGCGATCCAACAAAGAACTTGAACAGTTCGCGTACGTTGCTTCGCATGATCTACAGGCACCTCTCCAGTCAATCCTTGGTAATGCAGAGTTGTTGGAAGAGGAAATGGGAGGGAGTATTTCGGCATCGCAAAAAGAATATATCCAATACATTCGCGACGGCCTTTCACGGATGCAATCGTTTATTAAAGGATTATTGACATATTCTCGTGCCGGAACATCAAAGAAATTTGTTCCTGTGAATATGTACGACACGTTGGAAGAGATTCTGGTTACCTTTAGTTCCGTGATTCACAATAAAGATATCTCTATTACATTCGATCCGTTGCCGACAATTACTGCGGATGCGCTGCAAATGAAACAATTGGTGCAAAATCTTGTTGGCAACGCGATAAAATTCAGAACTCCCAATCCACTTTCCATTCATGTAGGAGTTCGGGAACATGCAGATGAATGGGAATTTATGGTAAAAGATAATGGTATTGGTATTGACGAGAAATATTTTGATCAGATCTTTGTCGTGTTCCAGCGCCTGCATACGAATGATGCATATGAAGGAACGGGAATTGGATTAGCGTTGTGTAAAAAAATTGTGGAGCTTCACAAAGGACGAATGTGGGTGGAATCTGAGCTGGGGAGAGGAACAATCTTTTATTTTACGATTGGGAAAAACTTGCAGTAA
- a CDS encoding efflux RND transporter permease subunit, which produces MKIWNIAVDNKVAVYLLMVMILIIGYTSYIGMPREATPDITIPLVIVSTPYIGVSPIDIEGLISQPLERALKGLKDIKQISSVSKEGLSTIRVEFNTGIDVDEALRRVRDKVNSTRNLLPADILDPIVTEINFSEFPIMYVNAAGNVGVARLKNIAEDLQDKIEAVPGVLRADVTGGLQPEIQVNVDVYRMNAYQVSFDDVAGAIRSENLSIPGGTIETQERNLTVRVPGEFKSVKPLEDIVLKIQNGKPIYLRDVATVDYSFEDRQTYARLNGAEVVSLAIRKRSGENLIRIADEVKEIVAAEQKSLPEGIKLEISNDQSRFIKRMVHELENSIITGMFLVVLTLFMFFGFKNSLLISTAIPLSMFVGYIVLGAMGVTLNMVVLFALVLALGILVDDAIVVIENTYRHQQEYGEEPNIAAKKAAGEVFIPVLTSTVTILSAFIPLLFWPGIVGEFMKFLPITLIVTLTASLFVAYVISPVQAAEWINYRKEIKKAKFNLEHPHWYKKYNPLTILYHEVDEKFFPWAQKNYVMILRWTLQNKWKTIWGAFALLFTVIIFFALFNKGVEFFPNTEPTQVSISIECPAGSSLEVTNAISKILEDRLTSIPGRNDVEFIGSNVGTSDDMFDFGGQGTANKARIAINFLEKDFRFQSTFATMEEVRKATLGIAGAEIRLTKQQMGPPVGSPVNIEVSGEDYSQLAIISKQIREKIKNVPGIVDLKDDYNTGRPEVEIIVDREKAGLFYTSTGQIASTVRAAIAGVEASKYRVGEDEYKIRVRLKEDQRTSPADLENLHINFMNRRGQLLSIPITSVADIRRTTSVTDIRRKDQKRVITVSGDVSGRVQSEVLKDVKARIAEIALPNGYAIKLTGSEEEQQKASDFLGKAFIITLLLVFLIMVMEFNSMKVPFVIMFSVVLSLIGVLFGLLVTQTPLSVMMTGVGIVALAGIVVRNGIILLDFVKHKHAEGGLTLDEALVEAGRVRLRPVILTAAAAVLALIPMGTGYDFNWTEFHFVTGSESAGFWRPLAVAIIFGLTISTFLTLVIVPTAYSLVDEYSDKAGAWIKKRFGEKEVL; this is translated from the coding sequence ATGAAAATCTGGAACATTGCAGTTGATAACAAAGTTGCTGTCTATCTTTTAATGGTGATGATCCTCATTATTGGATACACATCCTATATCGGAATGCCGAGAGAGGCGACACCGGATATCACCATTCCTCTTGTTATTGTCTCCACTCCATATATCGGTGTTTCGCCAATCGATATTGAAGGATTGATCTCGCAGCCTCTTGAACGAGCGTTAAAAGGACTAAAAGATATAAAACAGATTAGTTCGGTTTCAAAAGAGGGGCTCTCCACCATTCGCGTTGAGTTCAATACCGGAATTGATGTTGATGAAGCGCTGCGGCGGGTTCGCGATAAAGTCAATTCCACTCGTAACCTACTCCCCGCAGACATTCTTGATCCCATCGTTACGGAGATCAATTTTAGCGAATTTCCTATTATGTATGTGAACGCCGCCGGCAATGTGGGAGTCGCCCGTTTAAAAAATATCGCGGAAGATCTGCAGGACAAAATTGAAGCGGTGCCCGGCGTGCTGCGTGCTGATGTCACCGGCGGATTGCAACCGGAAATTCAAGTGAATGTGGATGTGTACCGCATGAACGCGTATCAAGTCAGTTTCGACGATGTTGCAGGGGCAATCCGTTCCGAAAATCTTTCGATTCCCGGCGGCACGATTGAGACCCAGGAAAGAAATCTCACAGTCCGTGTGCCGGGAGAATTCAAGTCGGTAAAACCGCTGGAAGATATTGTCTTGAAGATTCAGAACGGAAAACCAATTTATCTTCGGGATGTTGCAACGGTCGACTATTCGTTTGAAGACCGTCAAACGTACGCACGATTGAATGGCGCTGAAGTTGTCTCGCTTGCCATACGGAAACGATCCGGAGAAAACCTTATCCGCATTGCTGATGAAGTGAAAGAGATTGTTGCTGCAGAACAAAAATCTCTTCCGGAGGGTATTAAGCTGGAGATCTCGAATGATCAATCGCGCTTCATTAAACGAATGGTGCACGAACTGGAAAACAGCATCATTACCGGAATGTTTCTTGTTGTCTTGACTCTGTTTATGTTCTTTGGTTTCAAAAATTCATTACTGATTTCTACCGCTATTCCGCTTTCTATGTTTGTGGGATATATCGTTCTGGGTGCAATGGGTGTCACTCTGAACATGGTGGTCCTCTTCGCCCTGGTTCTTGCCTTAGGAATTTTAGTGGACGATGCCATTGTTGTAATTGAAAACACCTATCGACACCAGCAGGAATATGGGGAAGAACCAAACATTGCAGCAAAAAAAGCAGCCGGCGAAGTGTTCATTCCTGTTTTAACATCAACGGTGACAATTCTCTCGGCATTCATTCCCCTCCTCTTTTGGCCGGGAATTGTCGGTGAGTTTATGAAATTTCTCCCCATCACGTTGATTGTAACTTTGACTGCATCTCTTTTCGTTGCATACGTTATCAGCCCTGTGCAAGCGGCGGAATGGATCAATTACCGAAAAGAGATTAAAAAGGCAAAATTCAATCTGGAGCATCCGCATTGGTATAAAAAATATAATCCTTTGACAATCCTCTATCATGAAGTTGATGAAAAGTTCTTCCCTTGGGCACAAAAAAATTATGTGATGATACTTCGATGGACTTTGCAGAACAAGTGGAAAACCATTTGGGGAGCATTTGCGTTATTATTCACAGTGATCATTTTCTTCGCCCTGTTCAACAAAGGGGTAGAATTTTTCCCGAACACCGAACCGACTCAGGTAAGCATCAGTATCGAATGTCCAGCCGGATCATCGCTTGAAGTGACCAATGCTATTTCCAAAATCCTGGAAGATCGGCTTACATCAATACCTGGAAGGAATGATGTTGAGTTTATTGGATCAAACGTTGGCACGTCAGACGATATGTTCGACTTTGGCGGTCAAGGAACAGCAAACAAAGCAAGAATAGCGATCAATTTTTTAGAAAAGGATTTTCGTTTTCAGAGCACATTTGCGACAATGGAAGAAGTTCGCAAAGCAACTCTTGGAATAGCCGGCGCTGAAATTCGTTTAACAAAACAGCAAATGGGTCCGCCCGTCGGCTCTCCCGTTAACATTGAAGTTTCGGGTGAAGATTATTCGCAGCTTGCAATCATAAGCAAACAGATTCGCGAAAAAATTAAAAATGTTCCGGGCATTGTCGATTTAAAAGATGACTACAACACAGGTCGTCCTGAAGTAGAAATTATTGTCGACAGAGAAAAAGCAGGCTTGTTCTACACCAGCACCGGACAGATTGCCTCTACTGTTCGCGCCGCCATTGCCGGAGTGGAAGCATCAAAATACCGCGTGGGTGAAGATGAATACAAAATCCGTGTGCGGTTGAAGGAAGATCAACGAACCTCTCCTGCTGATCTCGAAAATCTTCACATCAACTTCATGAACCGCCGCGGACAGTTGTTGTCGATCCCAATCACATCGGTTGCGGACATTCGCCGCACAACATCCGTCACGGACATTCGTCGAAAGGATCAGAAGCGTGTCATCACCGTCAGCGGCGATGTGTCCGGCCGCGTTCAGTCCGAAGTGTTGAAGGATGTGAAAGCAAGAATCGCCGAAATTGCACTGCCAAATGGTTATGCCATAAAGCTGACCGGATCGGAAGAAGAACAACAAAAAGCATCGGATTTTCTGGGCAAGGCATTTATCATAACGCTGCTTCTTGTTTTCTTAATTATGGTGATGGAATTTAATTCCATGAAAGTCCCGTTTGTTATTATGTTTTCTGTGGTACTTTCATTGATCGGTGTATTATTTGGTTTATTGGTTACGCAAACGCCGCTCAGCGTAATGATGACCGGTGTTGGCATTGTTGCGCTGGCCGGCATTGTGGTTCGTAACGGAATTATTCTGCTTGATTTTGTGAAACACAAACATGCCGAAGGCGGATTAACGTTGGATGAAGCATTGGTAGAAGCGGGGAGAGTCCGATTACGCCCTGTAATATTGACTGCAGCCGCTGCGGTGTTAGCTTTGATTCCGATGGGAACCGGTTACGATTTTAATTGGACGGAATTCCATTTTGTCACAGGATCTGAAAGCGCCGGTTTTTGGCGACCGCTCGCGGTAGCAATTATTTTCGGTTTAACCATCTCCACATTTTTAACCCTTGTGATCGTTCCAACGGCTTATTCTCTTGTTGATGAATATTCGGATAAAGCCGGAGCATGGATAAAAAAGAGGTTTGGAGAAAAAGAAGTGTTGTAA
- a CDS encoding PsbP-related protein codes for MKHYFSIILTTAIIMHFASAQQEFATFQDTTNKFTVAYPSTWRVQPKNPGYVVIFYADSGKNMNNYHSNVSITLYDTAGRHSTLEGHRERILKFIDAFTDSLVIDQTEGTTMGGIPGHLLVYRGVQFSKQLKYLKGFVLNNGKVYHVTYTATLSEYDKYSDAAMKMIQSFAFITAPKIKK; via the coding sequence ATGAAACACTATTTTTCAATTATTCTCACAACGGCCATCATAATGCATTTTGCATCGGCGCAGCAAGAATTTGCAACTTTTCAGGATACAACGAATAAATTTACGGTTGCGTATCCGTCAACGTGGAGAGTGCAGCCAAAAAATCCGGGTTATGTGGTGATCTTTTATGCTGATAGCGGGAAAAATATGAACAACTATCATTCCAATGTATCTATCACTCTCTATGATACAGCCGGCCGCCACTCGACGCTGGAAGGACACCGGGAACGAATTTTAAAATTTATCGACGCGTTTACCGACAGTCTAGTAATTGATCAAACGGAAGGGACAACGATGGGTGGAATTCCCGGTCACTTGTTAGTCTATCGAGGAGTACAGTTTAGCAAGCAGTTGAAATATCTGAAAGGATTCGTCCTCAACAACGGTAAAGTGTACCATGTTACGTATACCGCCACACTGTCTGAATATGATAAATATTCTGACGCTGCAATGAAGATGATTCAATCGTTCGCATTTATTACTGCGCCAAAAATCAAAAAATAA
- a CDS encoding alpha/beta hydrolase codes for MKNSIYFLSLLLISCAHQPPSAIDAVASLYSKSIVIPNITYLSVDSIQLQLDAYIPAKNLGGEPWVEFSAQRKPVLLYIHGGGWSSLNRSIRNLNFLPYIDKGWAVVNIDYRLLNQASFPACIADCRYALNWIYENANKYKFDTTKIVVSGESAGGHLALMTGFLTEDKEIAIPHKPILRELKVAAVINWFGVSDIGKLMSFWNSKSFTEKLVGDTTKKEEIFRLCSPLTYINPSAPPVLTIHGDADNSVPFVHATLLHESLQKHGVKNTLIVLQGKKHGDFSEKEMSDNFKAIWKFLKEIGIEE; via the coding sequence ATGAAAAATTCTATTTATTTTCTATCGCTTCTCCTTATCTCTTGTGCACACCAACCGCCTTCAGCAATAGATGCAGTTGCAAGCCTTTATAGCAAATCAATTGTTATTCCCAACATTACCTATCTTAGTGTAGATAGTATACAACTTCAGCTTGACGCCTATATTCCTGCGAAGAATTTAGGGGGTGAACCTTGGGTTGAGTTTTCTGCTCAACGCAAACCAGTATTGTTGTATATCCACGGCGGTGGATGGAGTAGTTTAAATCGTTCCATAAGAAATTTAAATTTTTTGCCGTATATCGATAAGGGCTGGGCAGTGGTCAATATTGACTACCGTTTGTTGAATCAAGCGTCATTTCCGGCTTGTATTGCGGACTGTCGGTATGCCTTGAATTGGATCTATGAAAATGCTAACAAATATAAATTTGACACAACAAAAATTGTTGTTTCAGGAGAATCTGCAGGTGGGCACCTTGCTCTTATGACAGGCTTCTTAACTGAAGATAAAGAGATTGCCATTCCTCACAAGCCAATTCTGAGAGAACTGAAAGTTGCAGCAGTGATAAACTGGTTTGGCGTGAGCGATATTGGAAAACTGATGAGTTTTTGGAATTCGAAAAGTTTTACAGAAAAATTGGTAGGCGACACAACAAAAAAGGAAGAAATTTTTAGACTCTGTTCTCCCTTAACTTATATAAATCCTTCTGCTCCTCCTGTCCTCACGATCCATGGTGATGCAGATAATTCTGTTCCGTTTGTTCATGCAACGTTATTGCACGAATCTCTTCAAAAGCATGGCGTAAAGAATACTCTGATTGTTTTACAAGGGAAAAAGCATGGTGATTTTAGCGAAAAGGAAATGAGTGATAATTTTAAAGCAATCTGGAAGTTTTTGAAAGAAATAGGGATTGAAGAGTAG
- a CDS encoding MFS transporter codes for MALFAPSTSASFELQIHKAFQSWRYRIFSVMWLLYAGYYLCRKNYAVAQPVFMKEFGWNEHDVGIIISSYLTMYAVGQFISGPLGDRFGARKIISAGLLLSVVANILFSQSSSIFLMTILMGINGAAQATGWSNSMKTMSNWFSVNERGRMMAWWATNYQIGDVVSTAFAAFIIGFATWREAFWVPAIGLTGVGIVFLWGQRNRPEDAGLPGLTEYLSHEPVVKNVDSEPIVEKRISITEILKEVLWNKYIWNLGFSYFFLKLVRYTFLFWLSTYLVQILGFRADKAGYMSIIFPFAGFLGTIAAGYSSDKLFSARRGPVSVIMLIVLFISIFAYSLFAAHPIFGPLALGFIGFCTFGPDTLISATAAMDFGSRKASSTAAGFINGLGSIGAALSGVLVAWISVAFGWSEVFYFLMIATFACVVLQMFMWNARGAN; via the coding sequence ATGGCGCTCTTTGCTCCCTCAACATCTGCTAGTTTTGAACTTCAGATTCATAAAGCATTTCAGTCGTGGCGGTACCGTATTTTCAGTGTCATGTGGTTATTGTATGCAGGATATTATCTCTGCAGAAAAAATTATGCTGTTGCTCAACCTGTCTTTATGAAAGAGTTCGGATGGAATGAACACGATGTTGGTATCATTATTTCCTCGTACCTTACAATGTACGCTGTCGGACAGTTTATTTCCGGTCCGCTTGGTGACCGGTTTGGTGCCCGAAAGATTATTTCCGCCGGTCTTTTATTGAGCGTTGTCGCAAATATTCTTTTCTCTCAATCATCATCCATATTCTTGATGACAATATTGATGGGAATAAATGGAGCGGCACAAGCTACCGGTTGGTCGAATAGCATGAAGACAATGTCAAACTGGTTTTCCGTTAATGAACGGGGAAGGATGATGGCATGGTGGGCAACAAATTATCAAATTGGTGATGTCGTTTCGACTGCTTTTGCTGCATTCATTATTGGATTTGCAACATGGCGTGAGGCATTTTGGGTACCTGCTATTGGATTGACAGGTGTGGGAATTGTATTCTTGTGGGGACAGCGAAATCGTCCGGAAGATGCAGGTTTGCCGGGACTTACGGAGTATTTATCACACGAACCAGTTGTGAAAAATGTTGATAGCGAACCAATTGTTGAAAAGAGAATCTCAATAACTGAGATTCTGAAAGAAGTATTATGGAATAAATATATTTGGAATTTGGGTTTTTCATATTTTTTCCTGAAGCTCGTACGATATACATTTCTTTTTTGGCTGAGCACGTATCTTGTGCAAATATTGGGCTTTCGCGCGGACAAAGCGGGATATATGAGTATTATTTTTCCGTTTGCAGGATTTCTCGGTACGATAGCTGCGGGATATTCATCGGATAAATTATTTTCCGCAAGACGCGGGCCGGTGAGTGTGATTATGTTGATTGTCTTATTCATTTCTATCTTTGCCTACAGTCTTTTTGCTGCTCATCCAATTTTTGGACCGTTGGCATTAGGCTTCATCGGCTTTTGCACATTTGGTCCTGATACGCTCATCTCGGCAACCGCAGCAATGGATTTTGGATCGCGGAAGGCTTCTTCCACTGCTGCCGGATTTATTAATGGACTTGGATCAATCGGGGCAGCGTTGAGCGGAGTGCTTGTCGCCTGGATTTCTGTGGCATTTGGATGGAGCGAGGTATTTTATTTTCTTATGATCGCAACATTTGCCTGTGTTGTACTTCAGATGTTCATGTGGAATGCGCGCGGGGCGAACTAA
- a CDS encoding gamma-glutamyl-gamma-aminobutyrate hydrolase family protein (Members of this family of hydrolases with an active site Cys residue belong to MEROPS family C26.): protein MDSTQSTIVIGITETETSYDNYPLWIKDNDPAIEIVKLMPKNFDDLVQCSGIVLSGGIDVHPRFYNSNRINYPNHPQTFNEDRDEFEIKVFQESQKLGLPLLAICRGMQIVNVSMGGTLIQDLEENKKSDHRKHDNVDGIHDITIDQGSFLYSICNSGTGTINSAHHQGLDAIASELRVSAWSHDGVAEAIERKEWRKHPFCLGVQGHPERFVKVQPNNILINNIRLQFIEAAKNYTLCKS, encoded by the coding sequence ATGGATTCAACACAAAGCACAATTGTTATTGGTATTACTGAAACAGAAACGTCGTATGATAATTATCCTTTATGGATAAAGGATAACGACCCTGCCATTGAAATTGTAAAGCTTATGCCAAAGAATTTTGATGATCTCGTTCAGTGTTCGGGAATAGTATTAAGCGGCGGAATTGATGTGCATCCGAGATTTTACAACAGCAACAGAATCAATTATCCCAACCACCCTCAAACGTTCAATGAAGATCGAGATGAATTTGAAATCAAAGTTTTTCAGGAATCTCAAAAACTCGGACTCCCATTGCTGGCGATATGCAGAGGTATGCAAATAGTCAATGTGAGTATGGGTGGCACGTTAATTCAAGATCTCGAAGAAAACAAAAAATCCGATCACAGAAAGCACGATAACGTTGACGGTATTCACGACATTACCATTGATCAGGGAAGCTTTTTGTATTCTATCTGCAACTCAGGAACTGGAACAATCAACAGTGCACATCATCAAGGATTGGATGCAATAGCTTCAGAATTACGGGTCAGTGCGTGGTCACACGATGGCGTAGCCGAAGCCATAGAAAGGAAAGAATGGAGGAAGCATCCATTCTGTTTAGGTGTGCAAGGACATCCCGAACGTTTTGTCAAAGTTCAACCAAACAATATTTTAATCAATAACATCAGGCTTCAATTTATTGAGGCTGCAAAAAATTATACTCTATGCAAATCATAA